One Parasphingorhabdus cellanae genomic region harbors:
- a CDS encoding glycosyltransferase — protein sequence MRPKILFIINSLTGGGAERVMAALLLHSKVYRDRYDMSLALLDDEPAAYEIPDWVTLHQLNCRGTLLQSIMQLRTLERSLRPAMTLSFLTRSNVANWASRAGTGRPWIISERVNTSAHLGTGLSGRLSRGLVRLSYRNATHVIAVSQGVADSLCDGFEVPSDIISVIANPVDTVHIARQALEKYPAHPDEPYIMAMGRLVENKNFSLLIDAFAASSITGKLIIIGDGPLRTDLERQIASHGLQERIILPGFVQNPFPLLAGAQFFVLSSNAEGFPNALVEAMSTGIAVVATNCRSGPSEILADKAALKIESMTLGNFGILVPCNNVIAMADSLRYLQEDDARERFARLALTRTKDYTPEKAAQRYWHVIEQGLHTA from the coding sequence TGGCGTTGTTGGATGATGAGCCGGCGGCTTATGAGATACCCGACTGGGTTACTTTGCACCAGCTCAACTGTCGCGGCACGCTGTTACAATCGATTATGCAATTGCGGACGCTGGAACGATCTTTGCGACCGGCAATGACGCTAAGTTTTCTAACCCGTTCAAACGTCGCCAACTGGGCGAGTCGTGCTGGAACGGGCAGGCCGTGGATCATTAGCGAGCGTGTGAATACGAGCGCGCATCTCGGCACGGGTCTTTCAGGGCGTTTGAGCCGCGGCCTTGTAAGACTTTCTTATCGCAATGCTACCCATGTCATTGCCGTGTCTCAGGGTGTCGCTGACAGCTTGTGTGATGGGTTTGAAGTACCGAGCGACATTATCAGCGTCATCGCCAACCCCGTTGATACTGTTCATATTGCCCGGCAAGCGTTGGAAAAATATCCCGCCCATCCTGACGAGCCCTATATCATGGCAATGGGCCGGCTGGTGGAGAACAAGAATTTCAGTCTGTTGATAGATGCGTTTGCGGCCTCCTCCATCACCGGGAAACTCATCATCATTGGCGATGGTCCGTTGCGTACCGATTTGGAACGACAAATTGCAAGTCATGGTTTGCAAGAACGGATAATCTTGCCGGGCTTTGTCCAGAACCCGTTTCCCTTACTGGCCGGGGCGCAATTTTTTGTACTGTCATCTAATGCCGAAGGTTTTCCCAACGCTTTGGTTGAAGCAATGAGCACAGGAATAGCTGTGGTGGCGACCAATTGCAGATCGGGACCATCCGAAATTCTGGCCGACAAAGCTGCATTGAAGATTGAAAGTATGACTTTGGGGAATTTTGGAATCCTCGTGCCTTGCAACAATGTTATCGCCATGGCCGATTCTTTGCGCTATTTACAAGAGGATGACGCCCGTGAACGCTTTGCCCGGCTCGCTTTGACGCGCACCAAAGACTATACACCGGAAAAGGCGGCACAGCGCTACTGGCACGTGATAGAGCAGGGTCTTCATACGGCATAG